The following coding sequences are from one Pusillimonas sp. DMV24BSW_D window:
- a CDS encoding MFS transporter, with product MSNSGAGAVNETRVKLKLTPVERKASFSLALLFASRMLGLFLLTPVFAVAALSIPGGNDATKVGLALGAYGLTQAIMQIPLGMASDRFGRRSVVVAGMVLFIAGGVMCAMASDINWIIAGRILQGLGAVSAAITAWVADATRPEVRTRAMAMVGASIGLSFAVSLVLSPVVVGQFGLSGLFWVISLLGFVCLLVAAFVVPSAPRAAPPLVRVKPVDVLRHADLLRLNLGVFCLHFILMALFIVVPTVLSGLGGYGSAQLWQVYLPVILLSFVFMVPAVFYTETRKAHKAALQWSVLGLAVTLLLMPWASEQLLLMVAALVGFFIAFNVLEALQPSLVSRVAPPDFKGLALGFYNMSQALGVFIGASLGGLVITYAGASYVFLVCAVLALIWYGVARGMQPLKDA from the coding sequence ATGAGTAACTCCGGCGCCGGCGCCGTTAATGAAACCCGGGTCAAGCTCAAGCTAACACCTGTTGAACGTAAAGCCAGTTTTTCCTTGGCTTTACTGTTTGCGTCGCGCATGCTGGGTTTGTTCTTGTTAACCCCCGTGTTCGCGGTGGCGGCACTGTCGATTCCAGGTGGGAACGACGCCACCAAAGTAGGGTTGGCTTTGGGCGCTTATGGCCTAACGCAAGCCATTATGCAAATACCGCTGGGTATGGCGTCTGATCGCTTTGGCCGTCGTTCTGTTGTGGTGGCCGGCATGGTGCTGTTTATTGCCGGCGGGGTCATGTGCGCAATGGCTTCCGACATTAACTGGATTATTGCCGGTCGCATTTTGCAGGGCCTGGGGGCGGTGTCGGCCGCGATTACCGCCTGGGTGGCCGATGCGACGCGGCCCGAAGTGCGGACCCGCGCCATGGCTATGGTGGGGGCGTCCATTGGTTTGTCGTTCGCCGTATCGTTGGTTTTGTCGCCGGTGGTGGTTGGTCAGTTTGGTTTGTCGGGCCTGTTTTGGGTCATTAGCCTGCTGGGTTTTGTGTGCCTGCTTGTGGCCGCTTTTGTGGTGCCTTCCGCGCCCCGGGCGGCGCCGCCATTGGTTCGGGTCAAGCCTGTTGATGTGCTGCGCCATGCCGATTTATTGCGTTTGAATCTGGGTGTTTTTTGCCTGCACTTTATTCTGATGGCTTTGTTTATTGTGGTGCCCACCGTGCTTTCCGGCCTGGGTGGTTATGGGTCGGCGCAATTGTGGCAAGTGTATTTGCCAGTTATTTTGCTGTCTTTTGTTTTCATGGTGCCGGCAGTTTTTTATACTGAAACCCGTAAGGCGCATAAAGCCGCATTGCAATGGTCGGTATTGGGCCTGGCGGTAACCTTGCTGCTGATGCCGTGGGCCAGCGAGCAGCTGTTGCTTATGGTGGCGGCATTGGTGGGTTTCTTTATCGCGTTTAATGTGCTTGAAGCGCTGCAGCCTTCATTGGTTTCCCGTGTGGCGCCGCCCGATTTCAAAGGGTTGGCGCTGGGCTTTTACAACATGTCGCAGGCCTTAGGCGTGTTTATCGGCGCGTCGCTGGGTGGCTTGGTCATTACTTACGCAGGTGCGTCTTATGTGTTCCTGGTGTGTGCGGTACTGGCGCTGATTTGGTATGGGGTGGCGCGTGGCATGCAGCCCCTGAAAGATGCCTGA
- the ssb gene encoding single-stranded DNA-binding protein, with protein MASVNKVILVGNLGRDPEVRYSPDGVAICNISLATTSQWKDRNSGEKREETEWHRVVFYNRLAEIAGEYLRKGRAVYVEGRIKTRKFQDKETGADRYSTEIVAEQMQMLGGRDGGDSSSDFGGESSPRAQRPAQQQPRPAAPQAAPAANLADMDDDIPF; from the coding sequence ATGGCTTCAGTAAACAAAGTAATTCTGGTGGGCAACCTGGGGCGCGACCCCGAAGTACGTTACAGCCCCGACGGCGTGGCAATTTGCAATATTTCGCTGGCCACCACTTCGCAATGGAAAGACCGTAACTCTGGCGAAAAGCGCGAAGAAACCGAATGGCACCGTGTGGTGTTCTACAACCGTTTGGCGGAAATTGCCGGCGAATACCTGCGCAAGGGTCGTGCGGTGTATGTAGAAGGCCGCATCAAAACCCGCAAGTTCCAAGACAAAGAAACCGGCGCCGATCGTTACAGCACCGAAATTGTGGCCGAACAAATGCAAATGCTGGGTGGCCGCGACGGCGGTGATTCCAGCAGCGATTTTGGTGGCGAAAGCAGTCCGCGCGCGCAGCGCCCGGCGCAGCAGCAGCCGCGCCCGGCAGCGCCCCAAGCGGCACCGGCGGCGAATCTGGCCGATATGGATGACGATATTCCGTTCTAG
- a CDS encoding TerC family protein: MDYLIQLAVDPTVWVALATLITMEVVLGIDNLIFISILTNKLPKHQQAKARRIGIGLALILRLGLLGTVAWIVQLTEPVVELFDKGFSWKDMILIAGGLFLLWKATKEIHHNVDREPEGDMFEGRPAKNAVVMTFTSAITQILLLDLVFSIDSIITAVGMTEHVPIMVIAVVVAVTVMLVAANPLARFIQNNPTIVMLALGFLMMIGMTLIAEGFGAHVPKGYIYSAMAFSAAVEGLNMLARRSRRKQVT, translated from the coding sequence ATGGACTATCTGATTCAGCTCGCTGTTGACCCTACCGTCTGGGTGGCGTTGGCTACCTTGATCACAATGGAAGTTGTGCTCGGTATTGATAACCTTATTTTTATTTCTATTCTTACAAACAAGCTTCCCAAGCACCAACAGGCCAAGGCGCGGCGGATCGGTATCGGCCTGGCGCTGATTTTACGGCTGGGTCTTCTGGGCACGGTTGCCTGGATCGTACAGCTCACCGAGCCGGTGGTTGAGCTTTTCGACAAAGGTTTCTCGTGGAAAGACATGATTCTGATTGCCGGCGGCCTTTTCTTGCTCTGGAAGGCTACCAAAGAAATCCATCACAACGTTGACCGGGAGCCGGAAGGCGACATGTTCGAAGGAAGGCCGGCAAAAAATGCCGTAGTCATGACCTTCACTTCTGCAATTACCCAGATCTTGCTGTTGGACCTGGTCTTCTCAATCGACAGTATCATCACTGCCGTCGGGATGACCGAACATGTACCTATAATGGTCATCGCCGTAGTAGTAGCCGTAACGGTTATGCTGGTGGCCGCCAATCCTTTGGCCCGGTTCATTCAAAACAACCCGACCATCGTAATGCTGGCTTTGGGCTTTTTAATGATGATTGGCATGACTTTGATTGCCGAAGGCTTTGGTGCCCACGTTCCCAAAGGCTATATCTATTCGGCAATGGCCTTCTCTGCAGCTGTCGAAGGCCTGAACATGTTGGCGCGACGCTCGAGGCGAAAACAAGTTACATAA
- a CDS encoding GntR family transcriptional regulator, which produces MNTHSTVVVQLREMVLSGELAPGERVTEAELATRLGVSRTPVRQALPALAQEGLLVSAGKRGYSVRAFTTQNSVEAVRIRALLEGFAARHVAEKGVSATVLSALKACLAEGDALFTQRQLQDDDELRYAQMNARFHALITEAANMPLLESLTERCNVVPFTAPLSVAFSNTNKERMFDFLFYAHRQHHAIVDAIEAGQGDRAEFLFREHAHTQEQSLMMNNG; this is translated from the coding sequence ATGAACACTCACTCAACCGTTGTGGTTCAACTGCGGGAAATGGTGCTGAGCGGCGAGTTGGCCCCCGGCGAGCGCGTAACCGAGGCCGAGCTGGCAACCCGCCTGGGCGTTTCCCGCACGCCAGTTCGCCAGGCTCTGCCTGCTTTGGCGCAAGAGGGATTGCTGGTGTCCGCAGGTAAACGAGGTTACTCCGTTCGCGCCTTCACCACCCAGAACAGTGTCGAGGCCGTGCGTATTCGTGCCCTGCTTGAAGGCTTCGCCGCCCGCCATGTAGCAGAAAAAGGCGTATCGGCCACCGTGTTGTCGGCCCTTAAAGCCTGCCTGGCCGAAGGCGATGCTTTATTCACGCAACGGCAACTGCAAGACGACGACGAACTGCGCTATGCACAAATGAATGCACGATTCCATGCGCTGATAACGGAAGCGGCCAACATGCCACTACTGGAAAGCCTGACCGAACGCTGCAATGTGGTGCCGTTCACGGCACCCTTAAGCGTTGCCTTTTCAAATACCAATAAAGAACGCATGTTCGACTTTCTGTTTTATGCCCATCGGCAGCACCACGCCATTGTGGATGCCATTGAAGCCGGCCAGGGCGACCGCGCCGAATTTTTATTTCGCGAACATGCTCATACGCAGGAACAAAGTTTGATGATGAATAATGGCTAG
- a CDS encoding gallate dioxygenase, giving the protein MAKIIGSIGTSHVPTIGVAYDKGKQEDPAWKPLFDGYKPVAKWLEDNKADVLVFIYNDHATTFFFDMYPTFTLGVGERFPIADEGAGLRNLPHIRGNVDLQAHIAESLVNDEFDLTITQNKPIDHGCASPLPLMWPHEPDWPGVVVPIAVNVLQYPLPTPRRCYKLGKALRRAIESYPEDLRVVVVGTGGLSHQIHGERTGFNNEEWDQEFLELLQHNPEKLTELTHADYVRLGGAESVEQIMWLAMRGAMPEKIRKIHQNYYLATTTAMTVVVYEGEEETTSSAVASNQSVTV; this is encoded by the coding sequence ATGGCGAAGATTATTGGTTCTATTGGTACGTCGCACGTACCCACTATTGGCGTTGCTTACGACAAGGGCAAGCAGGAAGATCCCGCCTGGAAACCCTTGTTCGATGGTTATAAGCCCGTTGCCAAATGGCTTGAAGACAACAAGGCCGACGTCCTGGTGTTCATCTACAACGATCACGCCACCACCTTTTTCTTCGACATGTATCCCACGTTTACGCTAGGGGTGGGTGAACGTTTCCCCATTGCCGACGAGGGTGCAGGTTTGCGCAATTTGCCGCATATTCGCGGCAATGTCGATTTGCAGGCGCATATTGCCGAATCGCTGGTGAACGATGAGTTCGACCTCACTATTACCCAAAACAAACCGATAGACCACGGTTGCGCGTCGCCGTTGCCCCTTATGTGGCCGCACGAGCCCGACTGGCCCGGCGTGGTGGTCCCCATTGCGGTGAATGTGTTGCAGTATCCGCTGCCTACACCGCGCCGTTGCTACAAGTTGGGTAAGGCGTTGCGTCGTGCGATTGAGTCTTACCCGGAAGATTTGCGGGTGGTCGTCGTGGGCACCGGCGGTTTGTCACATCAAATTCATGGCGAGCGTACGGGCTTTAACAATGAAGAGTGGGACCAGGAGTTCCTTGAGCTTTTGCAGCACAACCCTGAAAAACTCACAGAGTTGACCCACGCCGATTATGTTCGCTTGGGTGGCGCGGAGAGTGTGGAGCAAATTATGTGGCTGGCCATGCGCGGGGCCATGCCCGAAAAAATTCGCAAGATTCATCAAAACTATTATTTGGCCACCACCACGGCCATGACAGTCGTGGTGTACGAAGGTGAAGAAGAAACCACTTCGTCTGCGGTTGCGTCGAATCAAAGCGTTACGGTTTAA
- a CDS encoding protocatechuate 3,4-dioxygenase (extradiol catechol dioxygenase that catalyzes the oxidative cleavage of substituted catechols; part of the bacterial aromatic compound degradation pathway), which produces MNPQLKGIENIEGTYAFDIRTCNRRLNINRFFWNMIKAEWRERYLQDPDALMTEAGLTEEEKTLIRNEDWLGLVQHGVNFFVLEKFARVVKKTNLEVYAIMRGQSFEDFMKTRRVPNAR; this is translated from the coding sequence ATGAATCCACAACTAAAAGGCATTGAAAACATCGAAGGCACGTATGCGTTCGACATTCGCACCTGCAACCGTCGCCTGAACATTAACCGCTTCTTTTGGAACATGATTAAAGCAGAATGGCGTGAACGCTACTTGCAAGACCCCGATGCTTTAATGACCGAGGCGGGTTTAACCGAAGAAGAAAAAACGTTGATTCGGAATGAAGACTGGCTGGGACTGGTGCAGCATGGCGTAAACTTCTTCGTGCTGGAAAAGTTTGCCCGCGTGGTGAAAAAAACCAATTTAGAGGTTTACGCCATCATGCGTGGCCAGTCGTTTGAAGACTTCATGAAAACGCGACGGGTGCCAAACGCACGTTAA
- a CDS encoding ABC transporter ATP-binding protein, which produces MAELLKVNDLHAGYGETVVIEGLSLSLQEGEALSILGRNGVGKSTLLNTLMGLTTQHSGTLQYLGKDIDKVPSHERATSGLGLVPQEREIFPSLTVHENLRVAQQPGDWDAARIYELFPRLAERRRNMGNQLSGGEQQMLAIGRALIGNPRVLLLDEPFEGLAPIIVDGLVDAFRKLRQNSPIGIILVEQHAELALELTERAIVLDRGMIRWEGPSRHLLHEPDQLAELIGLGAE; this is translated from the coding sequence ATGGCTGAACTATTGAAAGTCAATGATTTACATGCCGGATACGGCGAAACCGTGGTGATTGAAGGACTCTCTTTAAGCTTGCAGGAAGGCGAAGCATTAAGCATTCTGGGTCGTAACGGTGTGGGCAAATCCACGCTGCTTAACACCCTTATGGGTCTGACCACACAGCACTCCGGCACCCTTCAGTATTTAGGTAAAGACATCGACAAAGTTCCCAGCCACGAGCGTGCAACCTCGGGCCTGGGGCTCGTCCCCCAGGAAAGGGAAATTTTTCCCTCACTGACGGTACATGAGAACCTGCGTGTCGCCCAGCAACCGGGGGATTGGGATGCCGCCCGCATTTACGAGCTATTTCCACGTTTGGCCGAACGCCGGCGCAATATGGGCAACCAGCTCTCGGGCGGCGAACAACAAATGCTGGCTATTGGCCGCGCCCTTATCGGTAACCCCCGTGTTCTATTGCTCGACGAGCCGTTTGAAGGATTGGCACCCATTATTGTTGACGGACTAGTTGATGCTTTCCGTAAACTACGCCAAAACTCACCTATAGGCATCATTTTGGTTGAACAACATGCCGAACTGGCACTTGAGTTAACCGAGCGCGCCATTGTGCTGGATCGCGGTATGATTCGTTGGGAAGGCCCAAGCCGGCATCTGTTGCACGAGCCTGATCAACTGGCTGAATTAATTGGCCTTGGCGCTGAGTAA
- a CDS encoding ABC transporter ATP-binding protein produces the protein MTAALELQGLSKAFGQLQVTQNVNLKLEKGARHALIGPNGAGKSTLVHQITGLLHPSKGNILLNGTDITRLSPEKRVKMGLARTFQINSLFNHLTVGENIGLALTAREGRDARLFGSITQSAELMDEAAQLLYSLGLLELAHKTVTDLAYGQRRLIEIALALALKPSVLLLDEPVAGVPSTEGARLFDLLERLPQDVAVLVIEHDMDLVFRFAQRITVLVEGAVLVEGTVKEVRSDPRVRAVYLGERHHG, from the coding sequence ATGACAGCTGCACTTGAGCTTCAAGGGTTAAGTAAAGCGTTCGGGCAACTCCAGGTCACACAGAATGTGAACTTAAAGCTGGAAAAAGGCGCACGCCATGCCCTGATCGGCCCTAACGGTGCAGGCAAAAGCACGCTGGTCCACCAAATTACCGGTTTGTTGCATCCATCCAAAGGAAACATTCTGCTTAATGGCACCGACATCACCCGCTTGTCGCCCGAGAAGCGGGTAAAAATGGGTCTCGCGCGCACCTTCCAAATCAATTCCCTATTCAACCATCTTACCGTCGGCGAAAACATTGGCCTGGCTTTAACCGCCCGCGAAGGGCGCGACGCACGTCTGTTCGGCAGCATCACCCAGTCGGCGGAACTGATGGACGAAGCCGCGCAACTACTGTACTCCCTTGGGTTGCTGGAATTGGCGCACAAGACGGTAACCGACCTCGCATACGGCCAAAGGCGGCTGATCGAAATCGCCCTGGCATTGGCGCTTAAACCCAGTGTACTTTTACTCGACGAGCCCGTTGCCGGCGTCCCTTCAACGGAAGGCGCACGGTTGTTCGACCTGCTCGAGCGCCTGCCACAAGACGTCGCCGTGCTGGTCATTGAGCACGACATGGATCTGGTGTTCCGATTCGCGCAGCGCATTACCGTGCTGGTTGAAGGCGCCGTGCTGGTCGAAGGGACGGTTAAAGAGGTGCGAAGCGATCCACGTGTTCGCGCCGTTTACCTGGGAGAACGCCACCATGGCTGA
- a CDS encoding branched-chain amino acid ABC transporter permease: protein MNTQSNRNLVVGAFRRQRYNLADVALVAAAILTLIFGEYYLALAAMVVIMAIFALSLDLAQGYGGVESLGHAAFFGVGAYAAALYALHVSSEPISGLLVGAIAAGLAGLLSGFAVLRTQGLTQLMLTLAVASLLYELANVAKSVTNGDDGLTGYDVDPVLGLFQFDIFGFTGFVYACVVLLLVYALLKKLVNASIGQTAQGIRENQTRMRMLGVPVERRLWLLYTISAAIAGIAGALSAQINRIVGLDSLAFTLSANVLVMLALGGPGRLYGAIFGAILFVLLSDRAAAIDPTNWLAVLGVVLILIVRYAPDGLAGLVSRTVGKRSAK from the coding sequence ATGAACACTCAATCGAACAGAAACCTGGTGGTCGGCGCATTCCGCCGCCAACGATATAACCTGGCCGATGTCGCGCTGGTCGCCGCCGCCATTCTTACCTTGATTTTCGGCGAATACTATTTAGCGCTGGCGGCCATGGTGGTCATTATGGCGATTTTTGCGCTGTCGCTCGACCTGGCTCAAGGGTATGGCGGTGTGGAATCGTTAGGGCACGCGGCATTCTTCGGCGTCGGCGCCTATGCAGCGGCGCTTTACGCGCTGCATGTTTCCTCAGAGCCGATCAGCGGCTTGCTGGTTGGTGCCATCGCCGCCGGATTGGCCGGATTGCTCTCGGGGTTTGCCGTGCTGCGTACGCAGGGATTAACGCAGTTGATGCTTACCCTGGCGGTAGCCAGCTTATTGTATGAACTGGCCAACGTGGCCAAATCGGTTACGAACGGCGACGACGGCCTCACCGGCTACGATGTCGACCCCGTACTGGGCCTGTTCCAATTCGACATTTTTGGTTTTACGGGGTTTGTTTATGCCTGCGTTGTATTGCTGCTGGTTTACGCACTATTGAAAAAATTGGTGAACGCGTCTATCGGTCAAACCGCGCAAGGCATTCGGGAAAACCAAACCCGCATGCGCATGCTGGGCGTACCGGTTGAGCGCCGGCTTTGGCTGCTTTACACCATTTCAGCGGCCATCGCCGGTATTGCCGGAGCCTTGTCGGCACAAATCAACCGCATCGTCGGCCTTGATTCCCTGGCCTTTACGTTGTCGGCCAACGTGCTGGTAATGCTTGCCCTGGGCGGGCCCGGTCGCTTGTACGGCGCCATTTTCGGGGCCATTCTGTTTGTGCTGCTATCGGATCGCGCGGCGGCAATCGACCCAACCAACTGGTTAGCGGTTCTGGGCGTTGTCTTGATTCTGATCGTGCGTTACGCCCCCGACGGCCTGGCTGGACTCGTGTCCCGCACCGTCGGCAAAAGGAGCGCAAAATGA
- a CDS encoding branched-chain amino acid ABC transporter permease, producing MPNALSTFFILTIDGVSYGMMLFLISVGLTITLGVMRVVNLTHSAFAMIGGFIALWLMQTTGMHFFAALPLSVVATMAISLAMERTLYQWVYKSNPLGQLLMTIGMTFVITALVKNLAGPQIQTITLPPSLIGQLSFGDMSISTYRLFVLGTSVAVAAALWLCLEYTTFGARLRAAVDNPRMARCVGINVALVFSVTFAIGCGLAALGGAVGTQMLPLEPYYGLKYLVLVLIVVAVGGLGSLKGSLYSALLLGFIDTMGRYYIPALGGFIIYLAVLAILLVRPRGLVGRAG from the coding sequence ATGCCAAACGCGCTTTCCACTTTCTTTATCCTGACGATCGATGGCGTTTCATACGGGATGATGCTCTTCCTCATTTCGGTAGGGCTTACCATTACGCTTGGTGTTATGCGCGTTGTTAATCTAACCCACTCCGCGTTTGCCATGATCGGTGGCTTCATCGCGCTGTGGTTAATGCAAACAACCGGCATGCATTTTTTTGCGGCACTGCCGTTAAGTGTCGTTGCTACCATGGCTATCAGCCTGGCCATGGAGCGCACCCTGTATCAATGGGTCTATAAGTCAAACCCACTGGGGCAACTGCTCATGACCATCGGCATGACTTTCGTCATTACCGCGCTGGTTAAAAACCTTGCCGGCCCCCAGATACAAACCATTACGCTTCCTCCCTCGTTGATTGGCCAGTTGTCGTTCGGCGACATGAGCATTTCCACTTATCGCCTGTTCGTATTGGGTACAAGCGTGGCGGTTGCAGCGGCGTTATGGCTATGTCTTGAGTACACCACTTTCGGCGCGCGCTTGCGCGCCGCCGTTGATAACCCTCGCATGGCACGCTGCGTCGGCATTAACGTGGCGCTTGTGTTTTCCGTCACGTTCGCCATCGGCTGCGGCCTGGCCGCGTTGGGTGGGGCCGTGGGCACACAAATGTTGCCGCTCGAACCCTACTATGGCTTGAAATACCTGGTTTTGGTGCTCATCGTTGTGGCAGTGGGCGGCCTGGGCAGCTTGAAAGGCTCCCTGTATTCAGCACTCCTGCTGGGCTTTATTGACACCATGGGGCGCTATTACATCCCCGCACTGGGTGGATTCATTATTTATCTTGCCGTCCTGGCCATCCTGCTGGTCCGTCCGCGCGGCCTTGTCGGCCGTGCCGGCTAA
- a CDS encoding ABC transporter substrate-binding protein encodes MPSFLGKRLTIGTAALAVVGSLFASAVQADEIKVGLLSQYSGTYSWWGQEYDRGVEMFMAETGGKVGDHTIVIEKRDEGGVNPQRARQLAQELVIRDKVQYLTGGVFTPTVMGTADVVDQTKTPYVFINGATSSITDKTPYFVRVGYTSWAYCVPLMKWAYEQGAREAVSVTADYAPGTDIANAFDTAFTEQGGKILENIKVPLGTTDFSTYLQRVADSGVKHVFMFMPVGPMSAGFIKAFQARGLGDEGITLYAGAETQESDLPAIGKSAAGIITALNYSPYLDTPENKDFVKRYKAQFGPDAIPSLASMGAYDAMHVIAEMIKATDGKKDGEAAMAAVKGYSWDSPRGPVSIDPETREITQNIYIREVKPVEGGLMGNVPIFTYENVVEPWHAMQKK; translated from the coding sequence ATGCCCTCTTTTCTTGGTAAACGATTAACCATCGGTACCGCAGCACTGGCCGTTGTCGGCTCATTGTTTGCTTCCGCCGTGCAGGCCGATGAAATCAAGGTTGGCCTATTAAGCCAGTATTCCGGTACGTACTCATGGTGGGGCCAGGAGTATGACCGCGGCGTGGAAATGTTCATGGCCGAAACCGGCGGAAAAGTCGGCGATCACACCATTGTCATCGAGAAGCGCGATGAAGGGGGTGTGAACCCGCAGCGCGCCCGTCAGTTGGCTCAAGAACTTGTTATTCGCGACAAGGTTCAATACCTGACCGGCGGCGTATTTACACCCACAGTTATGGGCACTGCCGATGTCGTTGACCAAACCAAAACGCCTTACGTATTCATTAACGGCGCAACTTCCAGCATTACCGACAAAACCCCGTATTTTGTTCGGGTCGGCTATACCTCCTGGGCGTACTGTGTGCCACTCATGAAATGGGCTTACGAACAAGGCGCCCGTGAAGCCGTCTCTGTCACGGCCGACTACGCGCCCGGCACCGATATTGCCAACGCGTTCGACACCGCTTTTACCGAGCAGGGCGGCAAAATCCTCGAAAACATCAAAGTGCCACTGGGTACCACCGACTTCTCAACCTACTTGCAGCGCGTCGCCGACTCCGGTGTTAAGCACGTGTTCATGTTCATGCCGGTCGGGCCGATGTCTGCAGGTTTCATCAAGGCATTCCAGGCACGTGGTCTGGGCGACGAAGGCATTACGCTGTATGCCGGCGCTGAAACCCAGGAATCCGACCTGCCCGCCATTGGCAAGTCGGCAGCGGGCATCATCACCGCACTGAACTACTCGCCTTACCTCGACACCCCCGAAAACAAAGACTTCGTCAAACGCTATAAAGCGCAGTTCGGCCCCGACGCCATCCCCAGCCTGGCCTCGATGGGTGCTTACGACGCCATGCACGTTATTGCTGAAATGATCAAGGCAACCGACGGCAAGAAAGACGGTGAAGCGGCCATGGCCGCCGTTAAAGGCTACAGCTGGGACAGCCCTCGCGGCCCTGTTTCAATCGACCCTGAAACGCGCGAAATCACGCAAAACATCTACATTCGCGAAGTGAAACCCGTTGAAGGCGGCTTAATGGGCAACGTTCCCATCTTCACCTACGAAAATGTCGTAGAACCCTGGCATGCAATGCAAAAGAAATAA
- a CDS encoding alpha/beta hydrolase, producing the protein MKVDKLEYDQNGYGLDILRAEVNYRPAWGERSAVFREKARCLLDVSYGHGSRGTLDCFLADNGLHAPTLIFIHGGYWHKGDKSFYSYVAEPFVARGVSCITINYDFCPNVRMTDIVQQVRVAMAWIWRNAEALGVSRKLFVSGHSAGGHLTAMMMATDWASYDSNLPSSLFLGAIPVSGLHDLRPLVDIPLNDVLRMDVEEAAAISPVSLPLRSNAPQLVVCGQAESDAFNAQSDLYVSTFESPDRRLERYAVPGANHFDVMNAFADPEHPFFQKMLALITARG; encoded by the coding sequence ATGAAAGTCGACAAGCTTGAATACGATCAAAACGGCTATGGGCTGGATATTTTGCGGGCGGAAGTGAATTACCGGCCGGCCTGGGGTGAACGAAGCGCAGTGTTTCGGGAAAAGGCGCGTTGCTTGCTGGACGTGTCATACGGGCATGGTAGCCGCGGCACGCTCGACTGCTTTCTTGCCGATAATGGCTTACACGCTCCGACATTGATTTTTATTCATGGCGGTTATTGGCATAAGGGCGATAAATCGTTCTATAGCTATGTGGCCGAACCATTTGTGGCGCGCGGCGTGTCGTGCATTACCATCAATTATGACTTCTGCCCGAATGTGCGCATGACCGACATTGTGCAGCAAGTGAGGGTGGCGATGGCCTGGATCTGGCGCAATGCTGAGGCGCTGGGCGTATCGCGCAAGTTGTTTGTATCCGGCCATTCGGCGGGCGGGCATTTAACCGCCATGATGATGGCCACCGATTGGGCGTCGTACGACTCCAACCTGCCGTCCAGTTTGTTTCTTGGAGCGATTCCGGTTTCGGGCTTGCATGATTTGCGGCCGCTGGTGGATATTCCGTTAAATGATGTGTTGCGGATGGATGTAGAAGAAGCGGCTGCGATCAGCCCGGTGAGTCTGCCGCTACGCAGCAATGCGCCTCAACTGGTGGTGTGCGGCCAGGCGGAGTCGGACGCTTTCAATGCGCAGTCCGACTTATATGTCTCAACGTTTGAAAGCCCCGATCGCCGGCTGGAGCGTTACGCTGTTCCGGGGGCGAATCATTTCGATGTCATGAATGCCTTTGCCGATCCTGAACATCCGTTTTTTCAGAAAATGCTGGCTTTGATCACGGCTCGGGGCTGA